The following proteins are co-located in the Coleofasciculus sp. FACHB-1120 genome:
- a CDS encoding DUF5615 family PIN-like protein: protein MKVLLDTCVWGGVRTELATAGYDVVWTGDWSEDPGDEEILATAYSEGRILVTLDKDFGELAIVRGTSHCGILRLVNLSARQQATVCLRVLELYGNELTSGAIVTAELGRVRIRPPDEA, encoded by the coding sequence GTGAAGGTACTTCTAGATACTTGCGTATGGGGTGGGGTGCGAACCGAGTTAGCAACTGCTGGTTATGACGTGGTGTGGACTGGAGATTGGTCTGAAGATCCAGGCGATGAGGAGATTTTGGCAACAGCCTACAGCGAAGGTCGGATTTTGGTAACTCTCGATAAGGATTTTGGAGAGTTGGCAATTGTGCGGGGAACTTCTCACTGTGGCATTTTGCGCTTGGTTAATCTCAGTGCCAGACAGCAAGCAACTGTTTGTCTGCGGGTGCTTGAACTTTACGGCAATGAATTGACATCTGGCGCAATTGTAACTGCCGAATTAGGCAGGGTGAGAATTCGACCACCGGATGAAGCTTAA
- a CDS encoding DUF433 domain-containing protein, translated as MNEQKLIERITVNPKIFGGKPIIRGRRLAVEHILGMLAAGDTVETLLEGYPWLEREDVQACLVYARRLVSHERIELLPVESQG; from the coding sequence ATGAATGAGCAAAAACTAATAGAGAGAATTACAGTCAACCCCAAAATCTTTGGAGGTAAGCCGATTATTCGGGGTCGTCGGTTGGCAGTTGAGCATATTTTAGGAATGCTGGCGGCGGGTGATACCGTCGAGACTCTGCTGGAGGGTTATCCCTGGTTAGAACGGGAAGATGTGCAAGCTTGTTTAGTCTATGCGCGTCGGTTAGTCAGCCACGAGCGAATTGAACTTTTACCTGTGGAGTCTCAGGGGTGA
- the cas3 gene encoding type I-D CRISPR-associated helicase Cas3': protein MSDYQITLKPVYSCPASETPKDVKLPDGWASLSWHQVATLEAIRDPDIDVIFNTAMTGDGKSLAAYLVTLLTYFCAIGLYPTNELARDQETQNQDYSEQFKPDIKPRVVRLSGQELEIYAENEGLKKAAAIESRSGNSEILLSNPDIFHYLHQGAYLTRDDSPDKLWNRIDKDFDLFIFDEFHVFQAPQIASVINTMLLIKNTNRYKKFLFLSATPNKQLIERLKLAGFRCKEINPIEENKYQFPDTEAQCHQLQEEGWRQVSREISLQFISLESSNKASETWLKDNSNLILTHFQQHPGSKGAIILNSIAAVKRLTSFFRELLQPYGLVVGENTGLSGKQEKERSLQADLVLGTSTIDVGVDFKINFLIFESADAGSFIQRLGRLGRHDGYKRNGQKITFETFTAYALVPNFIVEKLFLGDSPPLEATSIYDRSFFHNQIRENYRRINDFEGYYSRWGAVQSVMLCRKLGHKTIVQQYKDSQKAFKTACEQVFKTSLGRVAGNMKQWATEWQELSGKDKGNPIAEDASSFRGSSPLQCGIYDLTEPNEVDRFKTYDLPGILSNLEIEVMTEAEFMRSLLQTAERLGEPIPKGPFAHCLAFMKLKAYREERLNWRFTYSGKLDAIADAWKVQVLIGIEVWQPDNYWISEINKRLRKQALVSYVLRRPVAEVRSRLRLPMHFAIYPISDQYSFHDATAPYSIAFSQSALLLDTLAYSFKSKGDEIWIA from the coding sequence ATGTCCGATTACCAGATCACTCTCAAGCCTGTTTACTCCTGTCCCGCCTCAGAGACACCAAAAGACGTGAAGCTACCCGATGGTTGGGCATCACTTTCCTGGCATCAAGTCGCAACGTTGGAGGCAATACGCGACCCGGATATCGACGTTATCTTTAATACTGCCATGACGGGCGACGGAAAAAGTTTGGCAGCTTATTTAGTGACATTGCTGACATATTTTTGTGCGATCGGGCTGTATCCAACTAATGAACTTGCTCGTGACCAAGAAACACAAAATCAGGATTATAGTGAACAATTTAAGCCTGATATTAAGCCGCGTGTAGTCCGGCTCAGTGGACAAGAGTTAGAGATATATGCTGAAAATGAGGGCTTAAAAAAAGCAGCAGCGATCGAGTCTCGTTCTGGTAACTCAGAAATTCTCTTAAGCAATCCTGATATTTTTCACTACTTGCATCAAGGTGCATATTTAACTCGTGATGATAGTCCTGACAAGCTGTGGAACCGGATTGACAAGGATTTTGATCTATTTATTTTTGATGAGTTTCATGTTTTCCAGGCTCCGCAAATTGCCAGCGTGATTAACACAATGCTGTTAATCAAGAATACCAATCGCTACAAAAAGTTTCTATTCCTCTCAGCGACTCCGAATAAACAACTGATAGAGCGACTAAAGTTAGCTGGATTTCGGTGCAAGGAGATTAACCCAATTGAGGAGAATAAATATCAGTTTCCAGATACAGAGGCCCAGTGTCACCAGTTACAAGAAGAAGGATGGCGACAGGTATCACGAGAAATTTCTCTTCAGTTTATCTCTTTGGAATCCAGCAATAAGGCTTCTGAAACTTGGTTGAAAGATAACAGTAATCTCATTCTGACTCACTTTCAGCAGCATCCAGGTAGCAAAGGGGCAATCATTCTCAACTCGATTGCTGCGGTGAAGCGTCTTACATCGTTCTTTCGGGAACTGTTGCAGCCTTATGGTTTGGTGGTTGGGGAGAATACGGGATTATCTGGGAAGCAGGAAAAAGAGCGATCGCTACAAGCTGACTTAGTTCTCGGCACTAGCACGATTGATGTCGGCGTTGATTTCAAGATTAATTTCCTAATTTTTGAATCAGCTGATGCAGGTAGCTTCATTCAGCGCTTAGGAAGATTAGGGCGACATGACGGCTATAAACGGAATGGACAGAAGATTACTTTTGAAACTTTCACAGCATACGCACTCGTACCCAATTTTATAGTGGAAAAGCTGTTTCTAGGTGACTCTCCACCTTTAGAGGCAACTAGCATTTATGACCGTTCCTTTTTTCACAACCAAATTCGTGAAAACTACCGCAGGATTAATGATTTTGAAGGCTATTACTCTCGCTGGGGTGCCGTGCAGTCGGTGATGCTTTGCCGGAAGTTGGGACATAAGACGATCGTGCAGCAGTATAAGGACAGTCAAAAGGCATTTAAAACAGCTTGTGAACAAGTGTTTAAAACAAGTTTGGGTAGGGTTGCGGGTAACATGAAACAATGGGCAACTGAATGGCAGGAGTTATCAGGTAAAGATAAAGGAAATCCTATTGCAGAGGATGCTTCTAGTTTTCGAGGCTCTAGTCCTCTTCAGTGTGGGATTTACGATCTAACAGAACCGAATGAGGTAGATAGATTTAAAACCTACGATTTACCAGGAATTTTAAGCAATCTGGAAATTGAGGTGATGACAGAAGCAGAGTTTATGCGATCGCTTCTTCAAACCGCTGAACGGCTGGGAGAACCTATTCCCAAAGGTCCATTTGCACACTGTCTCGCCTTTATGAAGTTAAAGGCTTATCGGGAGGAACGGCTGAACTGGCGATTTACCTATTCAGGCAAGTTGGACGCGATCGCAGATGCTTGGAAGGTTCAGGTTTTGATTGGTATTGAGGTTTGGCAACCCGACAACTATTGGATTAGTGAGATTAACAAGCGGCTGAGGAAGCAAGCTTTAGTCAGTTATGTGCTGCGTCGTCCGGTTGCGGAGGTGCGATCAAGGCTTAGACTCCCCATGCACTTTGCAATTTACCCAATCAGCGATCAGTACAGTTTTCACGATGCAACTGCACCTTATTCTATTGCCTTCAGTCAGTCAGCTTTACTGCTAGATACGCTTGCTTACTCGTTCAAAAGTAAAGGAGATGAAATATGGATTGCTTAG
- the cas10d gene encoding type I-D CRISPR-associated protein Cas10d/Csc3 — translation MKLNQGINMVPREKAEQLNLFDLNSEQSDSPEDDWLQDDDLDSEFELSDRTIEPQARELLTLKLLREAIQTQNPGDRVMSDFAEYVLPHLLRVAIGVTAKGGKFFDELDRKNEAEGKNRVRRDNAGDQSLNTHLLNGLFPANLIEQRLEKLNTTVQRVVRELERRMLIAGFILHDFEKFPDAPADCRKLPLEQHRQIIDEKVRQLGLGRFINPDDPEAYREYLDDLLCIAYNAQRRWDTNWNFSEFGLNPVLRDRTLRALSDLTCLADSLASIIKHPQDAENTRLNELIHSLSDGQLKFTYHSIAENRGVLTNVVNNALMEAHISLNTEDCTYYEPLLYLPTGVIYLARRDAPPVPVEDVPKRVVTKIKELCASQLRSRQTGFSRDGKGMKYAEYYNLFFDDTGLMQVALSATLRILNPIKSSVAKSRSDNLIKFQQQNVLSADYSFKFDDDIRIDQIAEFGDLISRKIWEERVNLIEVERKKDKKLPELPHLDIVEEIAKFWNLSEYLPPIREIQRINESLKEHKLKGNTGGVPYEWYYLAAKYLKTHPGLTPEDVRQICEEAIAHISQLIKPIVSQYQLPDGWDDLRLWVTRVVMLPGKSTSTKASAEVFLQELSGYQLAKKQGRGRQLICSISHSPYTVTEQMESAVLFTPQVYTNKQMLGGSNAKRNISSIAGLEMMLRQILMNQTQAVGKRFEDGKYRYLYFYPTYYFTPETNKFLQKAYNGIAQTRFDTSIRNHFISKDLQANLERDRYQSVDAFLINENIEPGKDRTFKLSYPEDQPLTFYFMALPPGRDGTDTESWVMPSWLAFAFPMILDVKTVVSESPIPPFNDGAEFEESVFLDSAPQAFRVLMKRDRFRLDYILEGWTEDGKEYSAPLNVLTAAYAIHLDVNARQGKSGYDSNWGRFTELAKDFETSPLYVFSYLNRWVRNQNVETARIEKVKLYAYHFYPCFDPYAKYNPNSEELTVGEESSLNHPKKLTELYRKFYRANKRYNPKANAVLKPIDISAKTILEADLSFQGGVMVDMVAAEVSKLMDRVHASTAEGRWIFKKREEEREAILDFARYFVEEVFEKSFAGDRARLAGRQINLIRDTCEFLYRLEDDKENRDRIQQAADDESNDVAAGLADNL, via the coding sequence ATGAAGCTTAATCAAGGTATTAACATGGTTCCTAGAGAAAAAGCTGAACAATTAAATCTATTTGATTTAAACTCTGAGCAATCTGATAGTCCAGAAGATGATTGGTTGCAGGATGATGACCTAGATTCGGAATTTGAACTTAGCGATCGCACTATTGAACCTCAAGCGCGTGAGTTACTGACACTCAAGCTACTGCGAGAAGCAATTCAGACTCAGAATCCTGGCGATCGCGTCATGAGTGACTTTGCAGAGTATGTCTTACCACACCTGCTACGAGTGGCAATCGGCGTTACAGCAAAAGGTGGTAAGTTTTTTGATGAACTCGATCGCAAAAATGAAGCGGAAGGAAAAAATAGAGTTCGACGAGACAATGCAGGCGATCAATCGCTCAATACCCATTTACTCAATGGACTATTTCCAGCGAATTTAATTGAGCAACGGTTGGAAAAACTTAATACCACTGTGCAGCGAGTGGTGCGAGAACTAGAACGCCGGATGTTAATTGCTGGGTTTATTCTGCATGACTTTGAGAAATTCCCGGATGCTCCTGCTGATTGTCGCAAGCTACCGCTAGAACAGCATCGTCAAATTATTGATGAAAAAGTTCGTCAGCTAGGTTTGGGTCGCTTCATCAATCCTGATGATCCAGAAGCTTATCGAGAGTATCTGGATGATTTGCTCTGTATCGCTTATAACGCTCAACGGCGTTGGGATACGAACTGGAACTTTTCGGAGTTTGGACTAAATCCAGTATTACGCGATCGCACCCTTCGCGCTCTCTCCGACTTAACCTGTTTAGCTGATTCCCTAGCTTCAATTATCAAACATCCCCAAGATGCTGAAAATACAAGGCTAAATGAGTTAATCCATAGCCTAAGTGATGGACAACTAAAATTTACTTACCACAGTATTGCAGAGAACCGAGGCGTACTCACAAATGTAGTGAATAACGCTTTGATGGAAGCGCACATTAGCCTTAATACGGAGGATTGCACCTACTATGAACCACTGCTATATCTGCCAACTGGTGTAATCTATTTAGCTCGGCGGGATGCGCCCCCTGTTCCAGTTGAGGATGTACCAAAACGGGTGGTAACGAAGATTAAAGAACTGTGTGCAAGTCAGCTACGGAGTCGGCAAACAGGTTTTAGCAGAGATGGCAAAGGAATGAAATATGCAGAATATTACAACTTGTTTTTTGACGATACAGGTTTAATGCAAGTCGCCCTGAGTGCCACACTGAGGATTCTAAATCCCATTAAAAGTTCTGTTGCCAAAAGCCGCAGTGATAACCTCATCAAATTTCAGCAGCAGAATGTTTTGTCGGCTGATTATAGTTTCAAGTTTGATGACGACATTCGGATTGACCAGATTGCTGAATTTGGAGATTTAATTAGTCGCAAAATTTGGGAAGAACGGGTTAATCTAATTGAAGTTGAGCGGAAGAAAGATAAAAAACTCCCAGAATTACCTCATCTAGATATTGTCGAGGAAATTGCTAAGTTTTGGAACCTCTCAGAGTATTTACCTCCAATCCGCGAAATTCAGCGGATTAATGAAAGCCTGAAAGAACACAAACTAAAGGGCAATACTGGCGGCGTTCCTTATGAATGGTACTACTTAGCAGCAAAGTATTTAAAGACCCATCCTGGTTTAACTCCAGAGGATGTGCGTCAGATTTGTGAGGAAGCGATCGCTCACATTTCCCAACTCATTAAACCCATTGTTTCACAGTACCAGTTACCTGATGGTTGGGATGATTTGCGGCTTTGGGTGACGCGAGTTGTCATGCTACCCGGAAAATCCACATCTACCAAAGCATCTGCTGAAGTATTCCTACAGGAATTGTCAGGCTATCAGTTAGCTAAAAAACAGGGGAGAGGACGACAGCTAATCTGCTCGATTTCTCATTCTCCCTATACCGTAACTGAGCAGATGGAGTCAGCGGTTTTATTTACACCCCAGGTTTATACCAATAAACAAATGTTGGGTGGTTCTAACGCTAAACGCAATATTTCTAGTATTGCAGGTTTAGAGATGATGCTGAGGCAAATTCTGATGAACCAGACGCAGGCGGTGGGTAAGCGATTTGAGGATGGGAAATATCGCTATCTTTATTTCTACCCCACTTATTACTTCACGCCAGAGACAAACAAGTTTCTACAAAAGGCATACAACGGTATTGCTCAAACTCGTTTTGATACTAGCATTCGCAATCACTTTATCAGTAAAGATTTGCAAGCGAATTTAGAACGCGATCGCTACCAAAGTGTAGATGCTTTCCTAATAAATGAAAATATCGAACCAGGGAAAGACCGAACCTTCAAACTTTCTTACCCAGAAGACCAGCCGCTAACATTCTACTTCATGGCGCTGCCCCCTGGTCGAGATGGCACCGATACGGAATCTTGGGTAATGCCTAGCTGGTTAGCCTTTGCTTTCCCGATGATTCTGGATGTCAAAACGGTAGTTTCAGAGTCGCCAATTCCGCCATTTAATGATGGTGCGGAGTTTGAAGAAAGCGTATTTCTCGATAGTGCGCCACAGGCGTTTAGAGTGCTGATGAAACGCGATCGCTTCCGTCTTGACTACATTCTTGAAGGCTGGACGGAAGACGGGAAGGAATATTCCGCACCCCTTAATGTTCTAACAGCCGCCTATGCTATTCACCTTGATGTTAATGCTAGACAGGGAAAATCTGGTTATGACTCCAACTGGGGACGTTTTACAGAACTTGCAAAAGATTTTGAAACCAGTCCACTCTATGTATTTAGCTACTTAAATCGTTGGGTGCGTAACCAAAATGTTGAAACAGCACGAATTGAGAAAGTCAAGCTTTATGCCTATCACTTTTATCCCTGCTTTGACCCTTACGCTAAATATAATCCTAATTCGGAGGAATTGACTGTGGGAGAAGAATCAAGTTTAAATCATCCCAAAAAGCTGACGGAATTATATCGCAAATTTTACAGAGCTAATAAGCGATATAATCCCAAGGCAAATGCAGTATTAAAGCCTATTGACATTTCTGCAAAAACTATTCTTGAAGCTGATTTAAGTTTTCAAGGTGGAGTGATGGTTGATATGGTGGCGGCTG
- a CDS encoding WYL domain-containing protein, which produces MTRKGQSITLSISEHDKAELEAIASELGMMWGERPNISKLVLAIARRHLQIAPNHNWSEARIKALQRSIKALSDLGQIEQAQIIANILLERSELSLPLRREIERFLENLPPPWRLEIDRYILRHQPFQLSYQDAADRLWHFTVRHAEVAPHEKREYLDCWCEETEGNLDIPELSHNWSLRLDRIPEAAGVVPVEGHWRSNLDEIEVEMYLMSGLAFAYQVKPEDTFNDWLADRQRVRRVVRRVSSTFWFIREVMQYAPDCVVISPESVRSRLTDKIKALCQQYNLEIRD; this is translated from the coding sequence ATGACTCGAAAAGGTCAGTCTATAACCCTGTCAATTTCAGAACACGACAAAGCCGAGTTAGAAGCGATCGCTAGTGAACTCGGCATGATGTGGGGAGAACGCCCTAACATCTCTAAGCTGGTATTAGCGATCGCCCGTCGCCACCTCCAAATCGCTCCGAATCACAATTGGTCGGAAGCTCGCATCAAAGCGCTACAGCGTTCTATCAAAGCTCTGAGCGACCTCGGACAGATCGAGCAAGCCCAAATTATTGCCAACATACTTTTGGAACGCAGCGAACTATCGTTACCCCTGCGACGAGAAATCGAACGTTTTTTAGAAAACCTACCCCCACCTTGGCGGTTAGAAATCGATCGCTATATCTTGCGCCACCAACCTTTCCAGCTTTCTTACCAAGATGCAGCAGATCGCTTGTGGCACTTCACGGTTCGCCATGCTGAAGTAGCCCCTCACGAAAAACGAGAATATCTCGATTGTTGGTGTGAGGAGACAGAGGGAAACTTGGATATACCAGAGCTATCACACAACTGGAGTTTGCGTTTAGATCGCATTCCCGAAGCTGCTGGTGTTGTGCCTGTTGAAGGTCACTGGCGTTCTAACTTGGATGAAATAGAAGTAGAAATGTATTTAATGAGTGGCTTGGCTTTTGCTTATCAAGTTAAACCTGAAGATACTTTTAATGATTGGTTAGCAGACAGGCAAAGAGTGCGGCGCGTTGTTCGGCGGGTATCGAGTACCTTCTGGTTTATTCGAGAAGTTATGCAGTATGCGCCAGACTGTGTAGTGATATCGCCAGAGAGCGTGCGATCGCGCTTAACAGATAAAATAAAAGCCCTCTGCCAGCAGTACAATCTGGAAATCCGGGATTAG